The Brasilonema sennae CENA114 genome includes a region encoding these proteins:
- a CDS encoding class I SAM-dependent methyltransferase: MIKTKVDLGIVQETLLIPLWGRASELQQTEPIICDPKSAEILEAIDYDFDKFAPAKNSQIGVCLRGMILDNWVRTYLKQYPQGSVVEIGAGLNTRFERVDNGEVRWFDLDLPDSMLLRKQFFEETERRKFITASALETDWIESVKAVSTEPCLFVAEGVLMYFNEQQVKQLFTNLLEHFPGSCFAFDCVSQFWIKNQKRHGALKYTSAKMFWGISDIRQIQDWDSRYQVMEACGFADLPAKYLQRFPLIFRLLFSYIPLLRNSYRLALMKLG; this comes from the coding sequence ATGATTAAAACCAAGGTTGACTTAGGTATCGTACAAGAAACACTACTCATCCCACTTTGGGGAAGGGCGTCTGAACTACAGCAAACCGAGCCGATCATCTGTGATCCCAAATCGGCTGAGATTCTTGAGGCAATTGATTACGATTTTGATAAATTTGCTCCTGCTAAAAACTCTCAGATAGGTGTTTGTCTGCGAGGGATGATTCTTGACAATTGGGTACGCACCTACCTCAAGCAGTATCCGCAAGGTTCGGTTGTCGAGATTGGTGCTGGACTGAATACGCGCTTTGAACGAGTGGATAACGGTGAAGTACGGTGGTTTGATTTAGATTTACCAGACTCAATGTTACTACGGAAGCAATTTTTTGAGGAAACCGAACGCCGTAAATTTATCACTGCTTCTGCTTTAGAGACAGACTGGATAGAAAGTGTAAAAGCAGTTAGTACAGAACCTTGCTTGTTTGTAGCAGAAGGAGTCTTGATGTATTTTAACGAACAGCAAGTCAAGCAGTTGTTTACTAATCTTTTAGAGCATTTTCCTGGTTCTTGCTTTGCCTTTGATTGTGTGTCGCAGTTTTGGATAAAAAATCAAAAAAGACATGGTGCGCTTAAGTACACTTCGGCAAAGATGTTTTGGGGTATCTCAGATATTCGCCAGATTCAAGATTGGGATTCCCGATATCAAGTGATGGAAGCTTGTGGGTTTGCAGATCTACCAGCTAAATATTTGCAGCGTTTTCCCTTAATATTTCGCTTGCTGTTTTCGTATATTCCTCTGCTACGAAATTCCTATCGCTTAGCTTTAATGAAATTAGGTTGA
- a CDS encoding Mo-dependent nitrogenase C-terminal domain-containing protein, with protein MTSAVKSPYTSEQIAAWLRGLLTIAWADGDFDAQEQELITTITEDELAPGIKIEPFDPIEPEELAAILGKGTKTAENFLRTAVLVAIADGIYSSSEDYLLHQLCKALEQPENLLEALRHTLEPPQPQDSVATPVPLQAAPTKRQIDALRPMRNWLDKLDIHDPRVARFLCKMIPSQCPFERDVKLFKRKVVHIPPLCKLNPLYEQLVGLRFRALSYLADDCGEDISPYI; from the coding sequence ATGACAAGTGCCGTGAAATCTCCTTATACCAGCGAACAAATTGCCGCTTGGCTACGTGGACTCCTCACCATAGCTTGGGCTGATGGTGACTTCGATGCTCAAGAACAAGAATTAATTACCACCATCACTGAAGATGAACTCGCTCCTGGCATCAAGATAGAGCCATTTGACCCAATAGAACCAGAGGAATTAGCTGCAATTTTGGGCAAAGGTACAAAAACAGCAGAAAATTTCTTACGGACAGCAGTGTTAGTTGCGATCGCAGACGGTATATATTCCTCCAGCGAAGACTATCTGCTGCACCAGTTATGCAAAGCCTTAGAACAACCAGAGAACCTGTTAGAAGCCCTGCGCCACACACTCGAACCCCCACAGCCGCAGGATTCTGTTGCGACTCCAGTTCCTTTACAAGCTGCACCCACAAAGCGTCAAATTGATGCACTGCGCCCCATGCGCAACTGGCTTGACAAGCTAGATATTCATGACCCCAGAGTGGCTCGTTTTCTATGTAAGATGATACCTTCACAGTGTCCTTTTGAGCGTGATGTCAAGCTGTTTAAACGTAAAGTTGTTCACATTCCGCCATTATGCAAACTCAACCCACTTTATGAACAACTTGTTGGCTTGCGTTTTCGCGCTCTATCTTATCTTGCTGATGACTGTGGTGAGGACATTTCGCCGTATATTTAG
- the obgE gene encoding GTPase ObgE — protein MQFIDQAKIEVEAGNGGDGIVAFRREKYVPAGGPSGGNGGKGGSVLFVAKENLQTLLDFRYNHLFKAENGSRGGPNNCTGANGKDLIIEVPCGTVAYNAETDDIIGDLVEPGQTLLVAEGGKGGLGNKYFLSNRNRAPEYALPGLAGEIKSLRLELKLLAEVGIIGLPNAGKSTLISALSAARPKIADYPFTTLIPNLGVVRKPTGDGTVFADIPGLIEGASQGAGLGHDFLRHIERTRVLLHLIDVTSEDVIGDFNIIQQELQVYGRGLAERPQVLALNKIDAVDRETKDLEALATQLNHLCYSPVFLISAVTGTGLEAMLQYIWSILDQLNALEVSEKISTE, from the coding sequence ATGCAATTCATCGATCAAGCAAAAATTGAAGTAGAAGCAGGAAACGGAGGCGATGGTATTGTCGCCTTCCGCAGAGAAAAGTACGTCCCCGCAGGTGGTCCCTCTGGTGGAAATGGGGGAAAAGGCGGAAGCGTGTTGTTCGTTGCTAAAGAAAACCTGCAAACTTTGCTTGACTTTAGATACAACCACCTCTTTAAGGCAGAAAACGGTTCTCGTGGTGGACCAAATAATTGTACAGGGGCAAATGGCAAGGATTTGATTATTGAAGTTCCCTGCGGAACCGTTGCTTATAATGCCGAAACTGATGATATCATCGGAGACTTAGTCGAACCAGGACAAACTTTGCTCGTTGCTGAAGGTGGTAAGGGTGGACTGGGAAATAAGTATTTCTTGAGTAACCGTAACCGCGCCCCTGAGTATGCTCTACCTGGATTAGCAGGGGAAATCAAATCACTGCGTCTGGAGTTGAAACTTTTGGCGGAAGTTGGGATTATTGGGTTACCTAATGCCGGAAAATCGACTTTGATTTCAGCTTTATCCGCTGCACGTCCCAAAATTGCCGACTACCCCTTCACAACTTTGATTCCAAATTTGGGTGTCGTGCGCAAACCCACTGGAGATGGCACAGTTTTTGCTGATATTCCCGGACTTATTGAAGGTGCTTCCCAAGGAGCCGGTCTAGGACACGATTTCTTACGTCACATTGAGCGCACACGTGTACTGCTACACCTTATTGATGTAACCAGTGAAGATGTGATTGGTGATTTTAACATAATTCAACAAGAATTGCAAGTATATGGACGGGGTTTGGCAGAACGTCCGCAAGTTTTGGCGCTGAACAAAATTGATGCTGTTGATAGGGAAACAAAGGATTTGGAAGCGCTGGCAACGCAATTAAATCACCTTTGTTACTCTCCTGTTTTCCTGATCTCGGCTGTTACAGGTACTGGTTTAGAAGCAATGTTACAGTACATTTGGTCAATACTCGATCAACTCAATGCTCTTGAAGTTAGCGAGAAGATTAGTACAGAATGA